The genomic DNA ACGAGTGTACGACCCAGTTATTATGTGACCAAACCCAGTATAGTTTGTGGGACTTTTGGGTTGTGGTTGGAAGTTGGAACACTTTTGTGTAACGAAAGACAGTTGATCAATGTGACTATTTATGGTAAATATATGATTTTGATGTCACATGACATGACTGATGAGCAGGTGCAACTGTTTTAGACAGGGAATGTTGGAGGGTTATGTTTGCTtcaacataaaacataaaagtaACAATAATTTCATAGTAATATATTTTAAGATTTATCGCTTACCAAAGTAACCGTTAACTAGTTGCTGCATTTAAAATTTATCACTTACCAAAGCAACCTTTAACTAGTTGTGATAATATGTATTTTGATTCCTAACTAAGATTTTAGGCTTTCAAGGTGAATAGAAACTACATTTTACCTAATTTACGGTACATTTTATTTGTTCTTACTGGTTTTCAAAACATTAGTGAGGTTTCTCGAGTCTCCCGTTAAGGCTTTGACAAATGGTTATGTGGGCGTGATGGGTAGATTTCATGTCAACTTCATTTTTCGCATAAACAACCCCCTCTTATGTGAGAGGGGCGTGAGGAGGGTTTTCATGGCCACGATAAATACGTTGGAcgcaaaatttgatttttttgttaataaaattaCGACAAGTATTTATTACATATCTTTCACCCCTCACTAAACCAATACACACCTTTAATGCATGTGACTGGGTGATGTTTATGGGCCTACACCTTTTTTTTCTATATTCACCAACTTTTTACATATGACCTACTTAAGTAAAGGGGGAAGAGACACCAAATGTACTACCTTTCTCTAACCGATCAAGTCGTGCTATGTcaaaaatcttaaaaactatccttaAGCCACAAAACACTACACTGGCAACGACTTACTCTTGCTACAaactatttattttattttaatgaagtcAAATGCCTCAACCAATCAAAACCCACCAACTAATCCCAAAGTCAACACTCTCCTCgaacaacaacattgtttcacAGGTGCTTCTTAAGACAAATCTAACCCGCCAACCCTACCTTTGTGGTGGCAATAGTGTTGTGGCACCACAACGAACCCGGGCAAGGTACTTGTGAAACAATAACTATTGATGAATGGGTCACATGAGTTTTTAGTTAGAGTCAagtgtcattttagtccctgcggtttgagccattttgtcagtttagtccaaaagttttcattttttgcatGTGAGTCCAAAAGGTTTCATCATTGTCaatttagtccactgggttaacttcatttattttttctgttaacgagaaggacaattcggtcattttatatggttgaattgctcttctagttaacaaaataacatataaaatgATTGAATCCCCTTCTTcctcgttaacaaaaaaaaattgatgaagcTAACCcattggactaaaatgacaataataACCTACAGataaaaaataaaacctttgaactaaactgaaAAAATGACGCAAACCAAACGGATTAAAATCACATCTAACTGGttaaaaaccaagtttaaaaCAATAATAACTACACAAGACACGTGTCAACAACCTACCGACTTAAACAACTATTCTGATTCCACAAACCATCATTaacttcaaaaattttcaaaattacaaaatccttttattattaaattacaCGTGTCAGCATCCTCCTGGTACAACCAAGAACCCACGCTCATCATACCCTTCAAACCGACCTTCTCGAAACTTCTCACAAACTCGTGGCTGAGAACAACTCACCCCATCCTCCGGCTCACATCTCGCCACGTGTACACGTGAACATCAACGTGGCACCCCCTTCCTCCCGAAATTGATACGCCCCTCTTTGCTACAATTTAGGGCACTTTATACAaacacattattattattattaacttcAACTCAATCCTACACATTATAATTATTAGTTAGGGTTTGTGTGTTAGTTAGGGTTTGGTGAAATTAGATATGAATGGTGATGGAGATGAAGAGATGAAAATGGATATGAAGAGTGACGAGAAATCGGTGTATATGTGGGGGTATTTGCCAGGAGCGTTGCCGCAACGCTCGCCGATATTGTCGCCGGTCGAAGTTAGGCTGCCGCAGTCGGCGGATTCCGGTAGGTTTTGGACGGATGTGTGTGGTGGTGGTTGCGGATTTGCTATGGCTATTtcaggtttgtttgtttgtttgtttgttgtgaGATTTGTTGTAGAGTTTGTTAGAGGAATTTGAGATTTGAAATGTTAGGTAAAGTGTGAATGAATCATGAATGTGTGTTGAATTTTGGATTTGAATTTATTTGATATTGGAACTCAGAATGTAGGTAAGTTTTGAATCTGTTAAATTAGGTTTTTGAGCTTTTGACATTACTGTGTGGTAGCGCGGTCCGGCTTGAAGGTCTGGTTGCCTCAACCACGAGAGTATAGGTATGTATATATCGTGAGAATACGGAATAGTCTACATAGGTTTCTCTCCTAGAAAGTGTAAGGCGCGCCAACACGATAGGATTCCTGGAGCCGAGGTGCAAGGCGGAGGACATGACGTAAGCGAGGAACACATTAACTGGTCAACCAAGTCTATATAATCCGAGTAATAAACTAAACTAGATTAGAAGCCCTCTAACCATGCCATATTTTCCAGCTCGGTCTACTGTATTTGATAATGCCATAGACATGGAACTAGCACCTGCAGCACCACCAGCAGCGTTCATTTCTCAAACAACTGAAATGAAACGGAAACTCAGAAGCAGTTTCAATTAAACATCTGTCAACAGCCAAGTGGCTAACATTAGGTTAAGTGTCAACAGCTAAGTGGCTAACTTACTAACCGTCTAACTTACTAGCTGGCTAACTTACTAACTGTCTAACTTACTAGCTGGCTAACTTACTAACTGTCTAACTTACTAGTTGGCTAACTTACCAACCGTCTAACTTACTAGCTGGCTAACTTACTAACTGTCTAACTTACTAGCTGGCTAACTTACTAACTGTCTAACTTACTAGTTGGCTAACTTACCAACCGTCTAACTTACTAGCTGGCTAACTTACTAACTGTATAATTACACTTGTATAATTACTAGCTGGCTAACTTACTAACAGGATAATAAGCAGTTAAGCATAGTTGTCAATAGTGAGCGTAGTaatcgctatagcgcgctacgtaGTGTATAGGTTTAGGctcgctattagggttgtagcgatagatagcgatagttatttttttttgtttttttttttaatataaatagcaattaaatatagctataaaatagctggagtTTTGGTTTTTGTTAAagatacatgtaaaatagcatatatatacCAGAGTATTTTGATATAACATACACATaattttttttctagtgtatcgctatttataaaatagccagCCCGTCTctttatcgctattcgctatgtagcatataggtaccttgtcgctattcgccattaacaactaggAGTTAAGCACAAAAATAACTTACTATATGGCTAAGTGGCTAAAAACAGTAAAGTGTTGACAGCTTAACATAGGGCATAAGATATAATTGTAAATAAGAGAGCTGAACAGCCGTATAAAACAGAACAATTACTAAGAAAAACACTAGCAGGCGGCAGCAGCACAAAACATCAATACAGAGAAAAATAATCAGAAAAGAGCCAACTAGCCTAGAGTTGATGTTGTCAATTGTGAAACAGAacaccagaaaaagaaaaaagaaaaaaaaaacttactgtCGAGCTGATGTCACCTGTCGGATAAAGTCGAGTAGAAGCAGCTCAATGCGCAGCTCAGCAGCAGCAGATATAACGCTTCACTGAACTTACAGATGAAGCAGTTTCTCGAACGAGAGATAATGCTTCAAAAAGAGTTTTAATGTCTATATGTTGCACGTAGATAAAGTTTTATAGTTGATATACACTTTTAGCCATCATGTTTCCTTACCAGTCTTTCTTTATCCCCAGATACAGGGAAGCTGATTACATGGGGCTCTACTGACGATCTTGGTCAAAGCTACGTGACATCCGGGAAACATGGGGTATAAAAATACAGCTTCATATCTTTTACTCTATTTGTCAAATTTCATATGAAAGAAGCTAATTTGCAGTTTCGTTGCATGCTTTTGTTAAGGAAACGCCAGAACCTTTCCCTCTTCCGAATGAAGTTTCGTTAGTGAGAGCCGCAGCCGGCTGGGCACATTGCGTATGTGTAACCGGTACTACATCCATCTATATTTGAATTAGTTATGATGAGATTATActcatttataatttataatataaCATTTGTGGAATGGTTTATCACTGTAGTGATCATCAAGTCAGCTACAGTGATTTGTTTTTCTTTGGTCTTTTATGTAACTCAACCCCTCAACTTTAGGCATTATCACTTACACCCCTCAGCTATCTAAAACCTTTATTAAATGTCGtttttgcccccctcgagtttcaCGTGCTTATTTTAATGTACGTCGGTCAAATACAATACTtttttgtgcttatttttatgtacgtttccaGTTGGTCTATGTTTTGTGCGTTTCGtgcttattttattttatgtatgtcGGTCAAAcataatatgttttcgtgcttattttatgtatgagtcgggtcaaatataatacgtttctACTAGGCAGTATAAACtcgagttactttacgtttcgacGCAACCTCAACGCGTGGTACCATTCTTTAacctttaacttaaaaaaaaactctGTTTTCTTAAGTGATTATTTTTAAGTACATTTCGGTATGAACCCAAGTCAACGCGCGGTACCATTTTTTAACCTAAAAGAACATTTTTTTCTCGATAATGATACTTggcaaatataatacatttttgtacttatttttatgtgttttcagttggtctacgttttgacgtaaattttgtttgaaaacaaGTCAGTCAAATGTTTGAGGTGCAAACTAGTTTCACGCCGCCGCAACACGCGGCGGGTCAAAATACTAGTTTAGTAATAAACCTCATCTTCTGTCTGCAGTAGCAGGAGAGGTATATACATGGGGATGGAAAGAGTGTGTCCCATCCGGAAAAGTTGTCGGGGACCCAAACGCGCCTCAAAGTCAAGAGAAAGACGCATTTGAGAGGCATAATCCGTTTTTAACCGAACAAGGTAATATCACTTTAACTCTCTTTAACAGTCATTGTCAGAGGTATACGCGTAACGGTAACGGTTCATTAACCAATATTCAAGTTTATTACAGTGAGCCCTCGGCCACAGGGATCACGATCCACAGGTGGCATAGCTTCAGGTGTAGACGGTAAAGCCATTGGGGATGAAAGTACAAAACGGAGACGTGTATCGTCAACCAAACAAGTGGTTGAAAGTTCATCGGCTGGCGATGAACCTCTTTCGGCTTTACCCTGTTTGGTTGCATTGAATCCGGGAGTAAGAATAGCCACAGTTGCAGCTGGTGGGCGACATACATTGGCGTTATCAGGTAATTTCAAACCAACTAATTTTATCAGGGCcgatttagagtaaaatgccatttttgtccttGAGTTTTGGCctgttttgcgactttcgtccaaaggtttgtttttccacatctggatccaaaaggtttgaaatcttgccattttcatccagttcggtaactccatccatttttctccgttaagtcgggggtatttccgtcttttctGTTGACCTAAATGGCAATTCGTTTTTTTCcatataaagtgaaaaagaccgaattgcttTAAGTTAACAAAATAGACAAAAATACCCCCGACTTAAATGAGAAAAATGGATgtagttaacgagccggatgaaaatggcaagatttcaaaccttttggatccagatgcggaaaaatcAAACctctttggacgaaagtcgcgaaactggccaaacctcagggacgaaaatggcattttactcgcCGGATTTATATTACTGTTTTCTGTACTAGTTAGTATTTTCAATGTGTTTTAACTTGTGTGAAGTTTCAGATGTAGGACAGGTGTGGGGTTGGGGGTATGGAGGCGAAGGGCAGTTAGGTTTGGGGTCCCGCATACGGATGGTATCATCACCGCATCCTATACCTTGCATTGCCACATCATCAGCAGGAAAAGATAGATCCGCATCCCATCCGAGAGGAACCATGGAGGGCTATAGAGTCCCTGGAAGTTATATTAAAGGAATTGCGTGTGGAGGACGACATAGTGCTGTAATTACTGGTAAGCTTTCAACTGCTTCACAGACATCTATTTAGGGCCGCAAACGGAACACGAACGAGGCATTGTTCGTGTTCGTCAAGGACATAAATGTGATCATCAACACTTGCCGAACGAGATTTTCTGTTTGTGTCCGTTCATCAAGGAAATGaagtgttcgtgttcgttcgttagtTTTAGgtaacgaacacaaacgaacgttcaCAAACaaaaatgaacacaaacgaacacaaacaagcgttcatgaacagaatCGAACATATATTAAAAGGTATGTAATATACAATACActaatatttattaaatattttattactgggaattttgaagtatttaaataatataaacaaagtaaaactcctaATGAACTATTGAACACAtaacaaacataaatataaaataaatgaacaaacataaacggaCACGTTATCGAACGTTCATGATCATAAATTAATGAAGTAGGTTCGGTTTCTAAATGACCGAACTCTccgccgaacagttcacgaactgttcgctaaaCGTTTGGTTCATTTGCGGCCCTATGTCTATTTAAACATTTTAATAGACTATATAACTAGTCTGTTCATATTTCATTGTTGTTCATTTTACTAGATATGTTTGTTAAACTTGGATTTTAATCTTGTATAATGCGTCTACAGATGCTGGTGCGTTAATGACTTTCGGTTGGGGACTCTATGGACAGGTGAAGCTCTCTTGTTCTCGAACTATTTTGTTCTTGTTTGTAGGGCTGTAAACGGACCGACCGAACacaacaaggccttgttcgtgttcgttcatttaggAATGAATATATTCATGAACGGTTCACAAACGCTTACCGAATgagatttcttgttcgtgtttgttcattacgGAAATGGacatgttcatgaactgttcataaACACTTACCGAGCTTAGacgaacgcaaacgaacacaaacgtaaatgaacacaaacgaaaGTTGTATATTCATTTAAATATACAATCTaaaacaaatgttcatgaacGTAACGGGAACGTTAGATATTCATTTAAATATACAATCTGCATTTTTCATCAGAAATATCGAGCTgtgggtctcactggaagcaaccaCTCTATTTctatggggtagaggtaaggctatctacatcttacccttctcagaccaccttagctttgctattggtgggatttactgagtatgatgatgatgatgatggtggcggtggcggtggcggtggtggtggtgtcaTGGGAGAAAGATTACGAAGAATCcaccaaaaaataaataaatacttaacATAATTAACACAAAAAACTAACAAGCTTTAACACAAACTGAAATTAAAATGATCAAATGAGGGATGTTGGCGGAGGCATATAGTATAATTATGGCTTccaattttaaaaattaaaacaaataaaataaaattttaacataaaaagacctataaatgaacgaacacaaatgaacttaAATgagcgaacataaatgaacacattaccggatgttcacaaacataaacgaacgaacgcaacctctgttcatgtttgtttgtttaacttatcgaacgaaatttcttgtttgtgtttgttcatttattaaacgaacaaagataaacgaacttcccgccgaacggtttaGACATACTTGTCTGTTATCTTGGTTATTCCTTTGTTTTGTGGGTATCTTCTTACAGTTCCTTTCACCACATATTTTACCCTACTATGTTGCATGGCGTTTGCCATCATGATATATACTTATTACGATCTTTCTGGAGATGCCCAGTGGTATGGATATTGCTATGTATCTGGTATCAGATCTATATAGTTTGTTTTGCGTTTGTTCATTACGTTCTCGTGTTGTTCCAGAATCTGTGTAGATTCAACCTTATTAATTTGCTCTATACAATCGACATGTAGGTAAGGTAGAACCGTAGAAATGACGAAGAAAAAGCACACTGAATGTTCAAGAAGTTCTATGTGGAAGCCGATAAAACCGacatttttaaattatatttaagtTCTACATTTCATTGTTTGTTGTACGTCTTTATGTAGTTGCATATTGATTAATATTCTATACTTGTAATTATATTTCTCATGGTGTAGTGTGGGCAAGGAAGTACCGACGATGAGCTAAGCCCTACATGCGTATCATCATTGTTGGGCATCCGCGTAGACGGTGTTGCTGCGGGCCTGTGGCATACAATCTGCATTTCAGGCGACGGTGACGTGTATGCGTTTGGCGGGAATCAGTTCGGTCAATTGGGTACCGGCACTGATCAAGCTGAggtaattaattatttaatttccATTTAACTTTTCTTGAATTTCTTCTAGTTTGCATGATCGGTGGTTGTTGATACATGGTTTGTTGACAGACGTTGCCACGGCTTTTGGATGCTCCGAGTCTTGAAAACGAACATGCGAGAGTTGTGTCGTGTGGTGCACGACACAGTGCTGTTATTACAGGTATGTATTGTGGGAATGTGGGATGCTGATTTGTCATTTTGTTGACACTTGAATGAAATGTAAAATGGCTAAATTGCTAATTTTTTGCTTTGTATTTTTGAAGATGGTAAGGTGTTTTGCTGGGGATGGAACAAGTATGGTCAGGTACACACATCTCGCTCTATATGATTTATTGTCGTGAAGTTAAGATGTGTAAACGGACCGAGTCAAGTCTGAGCTTGTATAGGCACGAGCTCGGATCATTTCGAGCTCTTTGTCTAAAGCTGGAGCTCGTTTTGTGAATAGTTTGCTCGGCTCGGTCTCGGGATTGACTTGTTTAATAAGTTTATctaaacaaaataataattaaatatgtAATTTTACATAATTTTAAGAGTTTAAGTAATTACAACTTTTAAAACATGTGGCACAATCCTTTAAAACATATTGTTGAATTTTAAACCAACTACCTCATGATTTTTAAACGGCCATAACTTTTTTGATACgtcatatatattttttagattacaccatataaacgagcattttattctctttaatttgagtatgatATTGCTATagttctttttattatttaataaaaaataaatatgttaCGTGATTACCGGTGTCTGTGTTCCATGCTGCATCGCACGGGTGCGCCTCTAGCGTGTGTATATATGTGTAGGTCGCGAGATGCATATATTAGATTGTAAACTACGTATGCATACCTCGTATGAAATACATATATGTAACTTCGCAAgctacaaatatatatatatatatatatatatatatatatatatatgtatgtatatatatattacaatacTAACCTCATAAATAAAAATTggggaaaattaaaaaaattgattggttGGCAGTGGTTTTCTCGGTTTTAAAGGTTTTAGTTGTTTTCTCACGAACCTAACCTTACATAGATAGGTATGTTTATGTGTGTGcatatgaaataaaaattatataaatagcAAGCTTGTTTAGGCTGTAGCCGAGCTCACCAAGTACAGCCTGGGGTGGGCTCATTTGTTACCTGAGCTCCATTAAAGCCTCGAGCTCGTATACTGTCGGCTTGATCGAGCTTTTAGCTAGCCAATCCTGAGTAGCTCACGAGCAGCTCAACTCATTTACATCCTTAAGTCTTAACAATTCCTAACCCGTTGTAAACATTGCAGCTCGGTCTTGGAGACGTAATAGACCGTAACATCCCATCTCAAGTTCCGCTAGACGGCTGTGTCCCAAGAGTCGTTGCGTGCGGATGGTGGCACACACTTCTTCTAGCCGAGTCACTTACCTGATGCATGATCGGTTCGCTCATTTGCTGCTATTAGAGAGCCAGAAAAGTTTTGTTAGGTTAGTAGCTGCTCTCTCATTGAGGACAAGAGTACATGTATATGCATATGTACATACTATAGTTTGTTTACATGTACAATCAATCATATGTATGCATGTAATCATCATTCTTTAAAGTCTCCAAGGTTTCTTCATTGTACTATTGGAACTGATCCTTAAATTATTGTACATATGTCAATAACACTTGATGTAGACCTACCTACTGCATGAATCTGCTTCCTTATTCCCTCCATTCAATATGAATCTGTTGCTCAACAGTCGATATGTGGGACCCACCTTCGCCAATGGTTTAACAAGATCTGATACTACGAGGGTGTCGCTTGATACGTTCCATAACGCTACCCAATCGTATCAACCTCCGTGGAAAACCAAACACCTGAACGTCTCTTTATCGAATGCTACTAATTGTGATGGCTCAAATGGTCGTGACTGTTCGTGAACCGTCACGAATAACCTGTGTATGTAACTGCAACTAATCTGCcattaggggtgtaaacgagccgagctcgagcccgactaggctcgagctcggctcgttatgtttttatgaagctcgagctcggctcggttcgagcctacttctcagagctcgagctcggcttgcgagtaaaacccaaagctcgagctcggctcgagctatttCGAGAACAACCTCAAATGAGCTAAAAGCTTGGCTCGAGCTCGTTTCAACAGCGATTAagcgagccaaagctcggctcgagctcggctcgccaatgttatcatcattattatatgatatatataaaaaactaaaattttgtttaggctcgcgagcctaaacgagctttgtatttcagcctcgagctcgggctcgataactaaatTAGCTCTATTTCAGgttcgagctcgggctcgggctcgttaagcctcgactcgttcgagcttttaaccgagccgatcacgagtagctctcgagcctctgggcttgtttacacccctatcTGCCATTCACAACACTTGAAAAACCTGTTGGATATGAAACCTTACGTGACATACGGTCAGTCATCGCTATTTAATATGCCAACTGATATGAACGGCCAAGAAGGGATGTTGCTTACATTCATGTTCATATATTGATGTGTCAAGAAGGCTCATGTTTTCATAAGTACGTGTTTGATGAATCCCGCGAGAAAACCGCTTATATACTATAATGCTAAACAACCATGTTAGGATCGTAATGTAATTCTTAACGACTGTTTTAGGATTTTACATACCATTTTGTTTCTATGCAATATAAAGTGAACTAGTATtctttaaacttaaaaaaaaaatcttatcgAGTTAAATATGAACAAAACATACCCAGTTAACCTTTAACCCTTTTTTGTGGCTACTTGGTACCACAATACATAGAGATTGGTTCCTAACTGTTCAGGGATTATAACAAGCTTCCATCCCTAAATCATATTTGGGATCTCAACAACCATATTCTTTCGACACGTGTCCATTGTAAAAACCTATTTGGTATGTGAGGGGACAAGAATCTGTAATCACATGTGACATGTCCATAATCCAATATCCAGCTACATATACTAGGAACAATTTACTTATTACCTCGTACCTCCGAGTGTCATTTAATAAGCCGGTCACAATGTTGGTGCTGATCATGGAGGTTTTGGTTTCGGTTTTGGTTTTGATCGCGCACACCGGTTTTGGTCGTGCTGCGGTTGTTACATGTCCTGCTTGCGGGACAAGTCACGTTCCGTATCCGCTTAGCACTGGACCGATGTGCGGCAACCAGTCGTACAAGGTCCGGTGTGACAAGGGTGCGTTGAAGTTTGACACGCTTAATAACACTTACCCGATCATATCAATCTCCCCAAAAGACCAACAGCTAGTGATCGCGCAATCACCCTTCTTACCAAACACGTGCTACACGGCTGATCTTCCCACCCAAGGCATACAGCTGGACCCGTCGTTGCCTTTCAGTATATCGTTAAACAACACTGTAATCTTCTTCAACTGTACGGAAACAATGTCTTCGTTTACGATGGATTGCACTCCCACGAGCCCTTGCAGAGCGTATGTGAACGGATCACCGCTGATGTCCGTGTGTAGGAAATCGCCACGTTGTTGTTCGTTTTATAAAGGAAGCTCTACAAGCCTGTACTCGCTTCGACTAACCATGAATCGATGCAGGGCGTACAAAAGCTTCGTTAATCTAAACAGCTCGTTGCCGTTTAACAAGTGGCCGGATCCTGCTGTCGAGTTGGTGTGGGCTCCACCGCCCGAGCCAGCGTGTACAAAACAGGCTCAATGCGAGGCGACTTCCACTTGCAGGGATGCTCACGACGGATCACGAAGGTGTTTATGCAAGTCGGCATTCCTTTGGGATGCGGTCGCCGGGCAGTGTGTTAAGGGTAAGTGATTAGTAGTTAATAGGGGCCGAGCTCGAGCTtaattaacttatgagagctcgagctcggctcgtttgtagtttctcaagctcaagctcagctcatttattatctattaattgatatattaaataaaaataatataagtaataaactcgtttaggctcgcaagcttgataagtgaagctcgggtttaggctcgtttactaaacagaCTTATTTTAGGTTCGGGCTTGACTCGTAAACAAGTTTGAATAAGCTCGGCTCAGCTCATTTACTGGACAACTTTAAATATGGGGTAattgttattaaatattaataaaaactaatattacactCAAGGCTCGACGAGCTTCACATGTCAGGCTCGAGCTTGGGCTGGATaaataaacgagctttatttaaggctcaagctcggctcggccTCTATAAAGCTTTGCTCATTTCGAgttttttctcgagccgatctcgagcaGTTCACAGGCCACTCGGCTCCTAGTAGTTGACCATTGCa from Helianthus annuus cultivar XRQ/B chromosome 7, HanXRQr2.0-SUNRISE, whole genome shotgun sequence includes the following:
- the LOC110868864 gene encoding ultraviolet-B receptor UVR8 isoform X2: MNGDGDEEMKMDMKSDEKSVYMWGYLPGALPQRSPILSPVEVRLPQSADSGRFWTDVCGGGCGFAMAISDTGKLITWGSTDDLGQSYVTSGKHGETPEPFPLPNEVSLVRAAAGWAHCVCVTVAGEVYTWGWKECVPSGKVVGDPNAPQSQEKDAFERHNPFLTEQVSPRPQGSRSTGGIASGVDGKAIGDESTKRRRVSSTKQVVESSSAGDEPLSALPCLVALNPGVRIATVAAGGRHTLALSDVGQVWGWGYGGEGQLGLGSRIRMVSSPHPIPCIATSSAGKDRSASHPRGTMEGYRVPGSYIKGIACGGRHSAVITDAGALMTFGWGLYGQCGQGSTDDELSPTCVSSLLGIRVDGVAAGLWHTICISGDGDVYAFGGNQFGQLGTGTDQAETLPRLLDAPSLENEHARVVSCGARHSAVITDGKVFCWGWNKYGQLGLGDVIDRNIPSQVPLDGCVPRVVACGWWHTLLLAESLT
- the LOC110868864 gene encoding ultraviolet-B receptor UVR8 isoform X1 is translated as MNGDGDEEMKMDMKSDEKSVYMWGYLPGALPQRSPILSPVEVRLPQSADSGRFWTDVCGGGCGFAMAISDTGKLITWGSTDDLGQSYVTSGKHGETPEPFPLPNEVSLVRAAAGWAHCVCVTVAGEVYTWGWKECVPSGKVVGDPNAPQSQEKDAFERHNPFLTEQVSPRPQGSRSTGGIASGVDGKAIGDESTKRRRVSSTKQVVESSSAGDEPLSALPCLVALNPGVRIATVAAGGRHTLALSVSDVGQVWGWGYGGEGQLGLGSRIRMVSSPHPIPCIATSSAGKDRSASHPRGTMEGYRVPGSYIKGIACGGRHSAVITDAGALMTFGWGLYGQCGQGSTDDELSPTCVSSLLGIRVDGVAAGLWHTICISGDGDVYAFGGNQFGQLGTGTDQAETLPRLLDAPSLENEHARVVSCGARHSAVITDGKVFCWGWNKYGQLGLGDVIDRNIPSQVPLDGCVPRVVACGWWHTLLLAESLT